From Heliomicrobium gestii, a single genomic window includes:
- the pgeF gene encoding peptidoglycan editing factor PgeF — MAESTRWEQIDDGTLSYYRFGWPAGAVHAFSTRRGGFSDPPYDGLNVALHVGDEPGRVKQNRQALSRSLGLPEGDWVCVNQVHSDRIVWVGPGEDIDGAIPATPIDADALATEAAGVPLAVFGADCGLLLFYDPQARRIGAVHAGWRGTVAGLPKKMVEAFVARGSRPGDIRVAIGPQIGPCCYPVGDDVAAAFGERWAFAEAVLGPRDSEGKRALHLALAQRLQLVMSGIEEAHIGELGRCTSCTDTLFSYRRDKGRTGRQAALIMLKASGQS; from the coding sequence ATGGCGGAATCTACCCGTTGGGAACAGATCGACGACGGAACGCTCAGCTACTACCGCTTTGGCTGGCCCGCTGGCGCCGTTCACGCCTTTTCCACTCGCAGGGGAGGCTTCAGCGACCCGCCCTATGACGGGCTCAATGTGGCCCTTCATGTGGGCGATGAGCCAGGCCGGGTCAAGCAGAACCGCCAGGCCTTGTCCCGGTCGCTGGGGTTGCCCGAGGGCGACTGGGTTTGTGTCAACCAGGTCCACAGCGACCGGATCGTCTGGGTCGGTCCAGGGGAGGATATTGACGGAGCGATTCCTGCGACGCCGATCGATGCTGACGCCTTGGCCACCGAGGCGGCCGGCGTGCCTCTGGCCGTCTTCGGCGCCGACTGTGGTCTGTTGCTGTTTTATGATCCCCAGGCCCGGCGCATCGGCGCGGTCCATGCCGGGTGGCGAGGCACCGTTGCCGGTTTGCCGAAGAAGATGGTGGAGGCTTTTGTCGCCCGGGGCAGCCGCCCTGGCGACATCCGAGTGGCGATCGGCCCCCAGATCGGCCCTTGTTGTTACCCTGTCGGCGATGATGTGGCCGCGGCCTTTGGCGAACGATGGGCCTTCGCTGAAGCGGTTCTCGGACCGCGCGACAGTGAGGGCAAGCGAGCGCTCCATCTGGCCCTCGCCCAGCGCCTGCAGTTGGTGATGTCTGGGATCGAGGAGGCCCATATCGGGGAATTGGGCCGGTGCACCTCTTGTACAGATACGCTGTTTTCCTATCGCCGCGACAAAGGGCGAACCGGTCGCCAGGCTGCACTGATCATGCTGAAGGCCTCTGGGCAGTCGTAA
- the crcB gene encoding fluoride efflux transporter CrcB has product MNAIAVAIGGFLGALARFFMGTWMAPLADQTGFPWGTLTINLLGAFVLAFFLTVAMEVVAIKPALRLGFATGFLGAFTTFSTFALESVRMLEAGEAALAGAYVLSSLVLGVLVSALGTRGARMMKENRPAALEVDR; this is encoded by the coding sequence ATGAACGCTATTGCTGTGGCGATCGGCGGTTTTCTGGGGGCGCTGGCCCGCTTTTTTATGGGAACATGGATGGCGCCTTTGGCCGATCAGACCGGTTTCCCCTGGGGGACCTTGACGATCAACCTGCTGGGCGCTTTTGTGCTCGCTTTCTTTTTGACGGTAGCCATGGAGGTAGTGGCGATCAAACCCGCCCTTCGGCTCGGCTTCGCCACGGGGTTTTTGGGCGCTTTCACCACTTTTTCCACCTTCGCGCTCGAGAGCGTGCGCATGTTGGAGGCGGGCGAGGCTGCCTTGGCGGGGGCCTATGTGTTGTCCAGCCTTGTTCTGGGTGTGCTGGTCAGCGCTCTTGGAACGCGCGGCGCTCGAATGATGAAGGAAAATCGTCCCGCTGCGCTGGAGGTGGACCGATGA
- the thiC gene encoding phosphomethylpyrimidine synthase ThiC, producing MEITQREAALQGMITPAMAEAAQREQVEPEAIRRGLADGTIVLPYNRKRAERRQAVAFGKGLRTKVSASIGLPLEGGSESEERKKLEVLLAAGADAVLDLSIGAGVDRLREPEAELKDYLALFRRHVLSTSTKPVGTLPQYEVFACRRDARRGGILATTVEEMFDAMERHAAEGVDFFGLHSAMTLKALELARRQGRLTHMVSWAGASLAGWMLHHQQENPFHRHFDRVLDICRRYDVTLSLADGLRPGSGHDSLDRAQVQEMVILGEQVRAARDAGVQVMVKGPGHAPLHHCHTTVQLQKQLCEGAPYFIFGPLATDAAPGYDHITCAIGAALAASAGADLICYVTPAEHVRFPTVEDVRTGVISARIAAHAADVAKGFAAAVERDAALSQARGWQNRKAEQRLALDPDGLVSTRSAAGTPVGPAAEAAAGSEDMAKEINCHACGDGCSRRVLAEYFRTPVEFC from the coding sequence GTGGAGATTACCCAGCGCGAGGCAGCCCTGCAGGGCATGATCACGCCCGCGATGGCTGAGGCGGCCCAGCGGGAACAGGTGGAGCCCGAGGCGATCCGCCGGGGGCTGGCCGATGGAACCATCGTCTTGCCCTACAACCGCAAGCGGGCCGAAAGACGGCAGGCTGTCGCCTTTGGAAAGGGCTTGCGCACCAAAGTCAGCGCTTCTATCGGACTGCCCCTGGAGGGCGGATCCGAGTCGGAAGAGCGTAAGAAGCTAGAGGTTCTGTTGGCGGCAGGGGCAGATGCGGTCCTGGATCTGTCCATCGGAGCCGGCGTCGATCGCCTGCGGGAACCGGAGGCTGAATTGAAGGACTATCTGGCCCTCTTTCGCCGGCATGTGCTGTCGACATCCACAAAACCCGTTGGCACACTGCCCCAGTATGAGGTCTTTGCCTGCCGGCGCGACGCGAGGCGGGGCGGCATTCTTGCCACAACGGTGGAGGAGATGTTTGACGCCATGGAGCGTCACGCCGCCGAGGGCGTCGACTTCTTTGGCCTGCACTCGGCGATGACCTTAAAGGCGTTGGAACTGGCGCGGCGGCAGGGCCGGCTGACCCATATGGTCAGTTGGGCCGGCGCTTCGCTGGCCGGCTGGATGCTTCATCACCAACAGGAAAACCCGTTTCACCGCCACTTTGACCGAGTGCTTGACATCTGCCGGCGTTATGATGTGACCCTCAGCCTGGCCGATGGGTTGCGACCCGGTTCGGGCCACGACTCGCTGGATCGGGCGCAGGTGCAGGAGATGGTGATCCTGGGCGAACAGGTCCGGGCGGCCCGTGACGCCGGTGTGCAGGTGATGGTAAAAGGGCCGGGCCATGCGCCCCTGCATCACTGCCACACGACGGTTCAACTGCAGAAACAGCTCTGCGAAGGGGCGCCCTACTTCATCTTCGGGCCCCTGGCGACAGACGCTGCGCCCGGTTATGACCATATCACCTGCGCCATCGGCGCCGCCTTGGCCGCCTCTGCCGGCGCCGACCTGATCTGTTACGTCACCCCAGCGGAACATGTTCGCTTTCCGACGGTGGAGGATGTCCGGACCGGCGTCATCTCGGCCCGCATTGCCGCTCATGCCGCCGACGTGGCCAAAGGGTTCGCCGCCGCTGTCGAGCGCGACGCCGCCCTTTCCCAGGCGCGGGGCTGGCAGAACCGGAAGGCGGAACAGAGGCTGGCCCTTGATCCCGATGGGCTTGTGTCGACCAGGAGCGCCGCCGGCACGCCGGTAGGTCCGGCAGCCGAGGCGGCCGCCGGATCGGAAGACATGGCAAAAGAGATCAACTGCCATGCCTGCGGCGATGGCTGTTCCCGCCGAGTTCTGGCCGAGTATTTCAGAACGCCCGTTGAGTTCTGCTAA
- a CDS encoding response regulator transcription factor yields MAKILVVEDDQHILELVRFNLEKEGHAVQAAVDGEAALAYLQEELPDLIILDLMLPRLDGLELCRRVRSRNHSSHLPILMLTAKGEEVDKVIGLEMGADDYMTKPFSPRELVARIKALLRRTSRGDGRTGGPMQVGELTIDADRYEIRVGGVKQDLTPKEFELLRWLASHPGKVFTREFLLERIWGYDFFGDSRTVDVHIRHLRQKVEKDPGNPRYIETVRGVGYKFRDPEV; encoded by the coding sequence ATGGCAAAGATCCTGGTTGTGGAAGATGATCAACACATATTGGAACTGGTTCGCTTCAACCTGGAAAAGGAGGGCCACGCCGTCCAGGCGGCTGTCGACGGGGAGGCGGCCCTGGCGTACCTGCAAGAGGAGCTTCCGGACCTGATCATCCTCGATCTGATGTTGCCGCGCCTCGATGGACTTGAACTTTGCCGGCGGGTCCGGTCGCGGAACCATTCCTCCCACCTGCCCATCCTCATGTTGACCGCCAAAGGGGAAGAGGTGGACAAGGTGATCGGCCTCGAGATGGGGGCCGACGACTACATGACCAAGCCCTTCAGCCCGCGCGAATTGGTTGCCCGCATCAAGGCGCTGTTGCGGCGCACCTCCCGGGGAGATGGGCGCACCGGCGGTCCCATGCAGGTAGGCGAGTTGACCATCGACGCCGATCGCTATGAGATCCGAGTGGGGGGCGTCAAACAGGACTTGACGCCGAAGGAGTTTGAACTGCTGCGCTGGCTCGCTTCTCATCCCGGAAAGGTGTTCACCCGCGAGTTTTTGTTGGAACGCATCTGGGGATATGATTTCTTCGGTGACAGCCGGACCGTCGATGTCCACATCCGCCATCTGCGGCAAAAGGTTGAAAAAGATCCGGGCAATCCCCGGTACATTGAAACGGTTCGCGGCGTCGGGTACAAGTTTCGCGACCCGGAGGTCTGA
- the nrdG gene encoding anaerobic ribonucleoside-triphosphate reductase activating protein — protein sequence MKIRLAGIVTDSFVDGPGVRATVFAQGCPHQCSGCHNPHTHDPLGGVEMEVEEVLAEIDRARHIQGVTFSGGEPFEQATAFAELARRIKATGRHLVLYSGYTFETLLERSRNDGDVFELLSLADWLVDGPYVESLRELSLPFRGSRNQRILLSKESMAAGRALQAMA from the coding sequence ATGAAGATACGATTGGCCGGTATTGTGACAGACAGCTTTGTCGACGGCCCGGGGGTGCGGGCCACCGTCTTTGCCCAGGGATGCCCGCATCAGTGTTCCGGTTGCCACAACCCCCATACCCACGACCCGCTCGGGGGTGTCGAAATGGAAGTGGAGGAGGTCCTGGCCGAGATCGACCGGGCACGCCATATCCAGGGGGTGACGTTTTCCGGAGGGGAACCCTTTGAACAGGCGACTGCCTTCGCCGAACTGGCCCGCCGGATAAAAGCGACAGGAAGACATCTGGTTCTTTACTCGGGATACACCTTCGAAACCCTGCTGGAGCGAAGCCGGAACGACGGCGATGTCTTTGAACTCCTTTCCCTGGCCGATTGGCTCGTCGATGGCCCTTACGTCGAATCCCTGCGGGAACTGTCGCTGCCTTTTCGGGGATCCAGGAACCAGCGGATCCTTTTGAGCAAAGAATCGATGGCCGCCGGCCGCGCCTTGCAAGCTATGGCATAG
- a CDS encoding ABC transporter substrate-binding protein translates to MIEQAQPKRKRPNRLLALALAALFTLQVVLLAGCGNTGESKAADPKSTPAPSGAAAGPVKLGILPIEDNLPFYVAEQEGLFKARGVDVTLVPFSSAQERDAAMQAGQIDGEVADLVAVALLQKSGTPVKVAAVGLGVTAKEGRFALLASPKSPVQRLSDLKGAQLAISENSIIEFVGDQLLAEGGLQPGDVKKMAIPKIPVRLQMLLSDQITAAILPDPLAFLAERQGARLIADDTQKNISQTVLLFRKDSVEKNREAIKKVVAVYGEAGQALTADPVKYRPLVVAKANIPKEIQDSYQSPTFSKPVPPSREELTRVMDWMAAKKLLEKPYAYEDLVDPSLAP, encoded by the coding sequence ATGATCGAACAGGCCCAACCGAAGCGGAAACGTCCTAACCGCCTGCTGGCTTTGGCGCTGGCGGCGCTGTTCACCCTCCAGGTGGTTTTGCTGGCCGGCTGCGGCAACACCGGCGAATCCAAGGCCGCCGATCCGAAGTCCACACCGGCCCCGTCCGGCGCTGCCGCTGGACCTGTCAAACTGGGCATCCTGCCCATCGAAGACAACCTGCCCTTTTATGTGGCCGAACAGGAAGGCTTGTTTAAGGCCCGTGGCGTCGATGTGACCCTGGTGCCCTTCAGTTCTGCCCAAGAACGGGATGCGGCCATGCAGGCCGGTCAGATTGACGGCGAGGTCGCCGATCTGGTGGCGGTGGCGCTGTTGCAAAAGAGCGGCACCCCCGTCAAAGTGGCGGCTGTCGGCCTCGGCGTCACCGCCAAAGAAGGCCGATTCGCCCTGCTGGCGTCGCCCAAGTCGCCGGTGCAGCGCCTGTCTGATCTGAAGGGCGCCCAACTGGCCATCTCGGAGAACAGCATCATCGAGTTTGTGGGCGACCAGCTCCTGGCCGAGGGCGGGCTCCAACCGGGCGACGTCAAGAAAATGGCCATTCCCAAAATCCCGGTGCGACTGCAGATGCTCTTGAGCGATCAGATCACCGCCGCCATCCTGCCCGATCCGTTGGCGTTCCTGGCCGAACGGCAGGGGGCGAGGTTGATCGCCGATGATACGCAGAAAAACATCTCCCAGACGGTGTTGCTGTTCCGCAAGGACAGCGTCGAGAAAAACCGGGAGGCGATCAAGAAGGTCGTCGCCGTCTACGGCGAGGCCGGTCAGGCGCTGACGGCCGATCCGGTCAAATACCGTCCCCTCGTTGTCGCCAAGGCGAACATCCCGAAAGAGATCCAGGACAGCTACCAGTCGCCCACCTTCTCCAAGCCTGTTCCCCCCAGCCGGGAGGAGCTGACGCGGGTGATGGATTGGATGGCGGCGAAAAAACTGCTGGAGAAACCCTATGCCTATGAGGATCTGGTCGATCCGTCGTTGGCGCCATGA
- a CDS encoding zinc metallopeptidase — MFYSAYDLIVVPFFFLALYAQYKVSSTFSKYSEVSARGGNTGAQVARGLLDANGLHHVPVEMVEGRLSDHYDPGAKAVRLSPDVYHGYSVASLGVAAHEVGHAIQHANDYVPLSLRHAFVPVANIGSSLAFPLILIGFFLHWSGMILLGIVFFSAAVLFQVITLPVEFNASNRAMQMLAHYNYVGRDEVGLVKKVLGAAALTYVASALVAVAELVKYVLIFSSSNRDE; from the coding sequence ATGTTCTATTCCGCCTATGACCTGATCGTCGTGCCCTTCTTTTTCCTGGCCCTGTATGCGCAGTACAAGGTGTCCAGCACCTTCAGCAAGTACTCAGAAGTTTCCGCACGCGGCGGCAACACAGGCGCCCAGGTGGCCAGAGGGTTGCTCGACGCCAACGGTCTCCATCACGTGCCCGTCGAGATGGTCGAAGGCCGGCTTTCGGACCATTATGATCCCGGAGCAAAAGCGGTTCGGCTGTCGCCTGATGTCTATCACGGGTACTCGGTCGCATCGCTCGGCGTTGCCGCCCACGAGGTGGGCCATGCCATTCAGCATGCGAATGACTATGTGCCGCTATCGCTCCGCCATGCCTTTGTTCCCGTTGCCAACATCGGATCGTCGCTGGCCTTTCCGCTCATCCTGATCGGCTTTTTTCTCCATTGGAGCGGCATGATCTTGTTGGGAATCGTCTTTTTCAGCGCCGCCGTGCTCTTCCAGGTGATCACCCTGCCGGTGGAATTCAACGCCTCGAACCGGGCCATGCAGATGCTCGCTCATTACAATTATGTGGGCCGTGATGAGGTGGGTCTGGTCAAAAAGGTCCTCGGCGCGGCCGCCCTGACCTATGTGGCCTCAGCGCTCGTGGCGGTGGCCGAACTGGTTAAGTATGTGTTAATCTTCTCCTCGTCCAATCGAGACGAATAG
- a CDS encoding ABC transporter permease has translation MRRLRSGLAMVGAALVLIALWQLLAQAVHNPMLPTPGEAFRAFGISFSGPLPSHLWASTFRVLVSLFLSILLAVPAGLFLGRNPKADRWVAPVVFLTYPIPKIVFLPLVLLFLGIGDASKVFLITLIVSYQILVTTRDAARSVREYDLLSLRSLGGSGWDLYRHVIIPACVPDILTSLRISMGTAVAVLFLVESFATTEGLGYYIMDAWSRAASAEMFAGIIAMGLLGFALILLVDLAEAWLCRWQAAEQDME, from the coding sequence ATGAGGCGATTGCGCAGCGGCCTGGCGATGGTCGGCGCCGCCCTTGTCCTGATCGCTCTTTGGCAGCTGCTGGCGCAGGCCGTTCACAACCCCATGCTGCCCACGCCGGGCGAGGCCTTCCGTGCTTTTGGCATATCCTTTTCAGGCCCCTTGCCGAGCCACCTTTGGGCCAGTACCTTTCGGGTGCTGGTCAGCCTTTTTCTCTCGATCCTGCTGGCCGTTCCCGCCGGTCTCTTTCTGGGGAGAAACCCGAAGGCCGATCGCTGGGTGGCGCCGGTCGTCTTTCTCACCTATCCCATCCCGAAAATCGTCTTTTTGCCGCTGGTGCTGCTCTTTCTCGGCATCGGCGATGCCTCAAAGGTCTTTCTGATCACCCTGATCGTCTCTTATCAGATCCTGGTGACGACGCGGGACGCCGCCCGAAGCGTCCGCGAATACGACCTGCTCTCCCTCCGTTCCCTGGGGGGCAGCGGCTGGGACCTCTATCGCCATGTGATCATCCCCGCCTGTGTGCCCGACATCCTGACTTCCTTGCGCATCAGCATGGGAACAGCGGTGGCCGTTCTCTTCCTGGTGGAATCTTTCGCGACCACCGAGGGGCTCGGTTACTACATCATGGATGCCTGGAGCCGCGCCGCCTCTGCAGAGATGTTCGCCGGGATCATCGCTATGGGACTGCTTGGATTCGCCTTGATCCTGCTCGTCGATCTGGCCGAGGCATGGCTCTGTCGCTGGCAGGCGGCTGAACAAGATATGGAATAA
- a CDS encoding fluoride efflux transporter FluC, whose translation MTPWDLFSIGAAGALGALARYGVGVAVARRTSLAYPPSTFFINIAGAFLLGLSAAHAASNPGIQSIEKNVFQIGFLGAFTTFSTFTVEAVRLIEDGEWLRCGVYVGGSAIVGLLACALGFHAL comes from the coding sequence ATGACGCCGTGGGATTTGTTTTCGATCGGCGCCGCCGGCGCCTTGGGCGCCCTTGCGCGTTATGGCGTCGGCGTCGCTGTCGCGCGACGGACTTCCCTGGCTTATCCGCCATCGACCTTTTTCATTAATATCGCGGGTGCCTTTTTGCTTGGTCTGTCAGCGGCTCATGCAGCAAGCAACCCAGGCATTCAATCGATCGAAAAAAATGTCTTTCAGATCGGCTTTTTGGGCGCCTTTACCACTTTTTCGACCTTCACCGTTGAGGCCGTCCGGCTGATCGAGGACGGGGAATGGTTGCGCTGCGGCGTTTACGTCGGCGGCAGCGCCATTGTGGGGTTGCTGGCCTGCGCTTTGGGGTTTCACGCCCTGTAA
- the bzaB gene encoding B12 lower ligand biosynthesis ThiC-like protein BzaB, whose translation MTKKTQAEFARNGIITAQMEYVANREKVSPERIRQAIAEGTMVILGNNSRPNVDPVAVGKGIRTKVNASVGSSSDLMESEGELDKLRAAEKAGADTIMDLSSGGDIEGFLRQTIASTGLPVGTVPLYQVAKEAIERYGSVVALTEEDIFTAIERHAEAGVDFMALHCALNMDVIDRLRRQGRVTDIVSRGGAFMTGWMLHHGRENPLYARFDRVLEIAKRYDITLSIGDAIRPGAIADSLDRAQIQGLILVGELVQRALEAGVQVMVEGPGHVPAHHIQTTIQMQKQLCHQVPYFVLGTLVTDIAAGYDHISSAIGATMATMAGADFICYVTPAEHLRLPTAEDVHQGVIAARIATHAGDIAKGIPGAADWDLEMSRARKALDWRRQIELSIDPDHARQVRSARNADDAPACSMCGELCAMKVVSQYLGSDAVEGC comes from the coding sequence ATGACAAAGAAAACCCAAGCTGAATTCGCCCGCAACGGCATCATCACCGCCCAGATGGAATACGTGGCCAACCGTGAAAAGGTCTCACCCGAAAGGATCCGCCAGGCCATCGCAGAGGGAACCATGGTCATCCTGGGAAACAACAGCCGCCCCAATGTGGATCCTGTCGCTGTAGGCAAGGGCATCCGCACGAAAGTCAACGCATCGGTGGGCTCATCGTCAGACCTGATGGAAAGCGAGGGTGAACTGGATAAGCTGCGGGCCGCCGAGAAGGCCGGCGCCGATACGATCATGGATCTCTCCTCAGGCGGCGACATTGAGGGATTCCTGCGCCAAACCATCGCCAGCACAGGGTTGCCTGTGGGCACTGTGCCCCTGTATCAGGTCGCGAAAGAGGCGATTGAACGCTACGGCTCTGTGGTCGCCTTGACAGAGGAGGATATCTTCACCGCCATCGAAAGACATGCCGAAGCCGGCGTAGATTTCATGGCCTTGCACTGCGCCTTGAACATGGATGTGATCGACCGGTTGCGCCGGCAGGGCCGGGTGACGGACATCGTTTCCCGAGGGGGCGCTTTCATGACCGGTTGGATGCTTCACCATGGCAGGGAAAACCCGCTCTACGCCCGATTTGACCGTGTGCTGGAGATCGCCAAGCGCTATGACATCACCCTCTCCATCGGCGACGCCATCCGGCCCGGCGCCATCGCCGACTCACTCGACCGGGCACAGATCCAAGGGCTGATCCTGGTGGGCGAGTTGGTTCAACGAGCGCTGGAAGCCGGCGTCCAGGTGATGGTCGAAGGCCCCGGCCATGTGCCGGCCCACCATATCCAGACGACGATCCAGATGCAAAAACAGCTTTGCCACCAGGTTCCCTATTTCGTTTTGGGCACACTGGTAACAGACATCGCCGCCGGATACGACCATATCTCCTCCGCCATCGGGGCGACAATGGCTACGATGGCGGGCGCCGATTTCATCTGTTACGTCACCCCGGCGGAACACCTCCGGCTGCCGACGGCGGAGGATGTTCATCAGGGCGTCATTGCGGCCCGCATCGCCACCCATGCCGGCGACATTGCCAAAGGCATCCCCGGCGCCGCCGACTGGGACCTGGAGATGTCCCGCGCCCGCAAGGCCCTCGATTGGCGCCGCCAGATCGAACTCTCCATCGATCCGGACCATGCCCGGCAGGTGCGTTCAGCTCGCAATGCCGATGACGCGCCGGCCTGTTCCATGTGCGGGGAACTTTGCGCCATGAAGGTGGTCAGCCAGTACCTGGGCAGCGACGCCGTTGAGGGATGCTAG
- a CDS encoding ABC transporter ATP-binding protein, which produces MIVARDLRLAYRQPGNNVTILDDFDLTVPEGERCVLIGPSGCGKSTLLLLLAGLLRPSGGRNDNGDRGDTASSNKASSNTGDRSNAGDPSDTGGRHGGGRLDVGGRPLAGPRPQTSLILQDFGLFPWKTVEENIALGLRIKGLGGREAVEQVRPVIERLGLAGTERRYPRQLSGGQRQRVAVGRALATQPDLLLMDEPFSSLDALTRESLQDLILEIAGRDGLTIVLVTHSIEEAAFLGQRILILDGPPLRIIGQVENSGAGAPDYRRQKGFHAACDEIRRLMVTASERREGR; this is translated from the coding sequence ATGATTGTCGCCAGGGATCTCCGGTTGGCTTACCGCCAACCGGGGAACAATGTAACCATATTGGATGACTTTGACCTCACCGTTCCCGAGGGGGAGCGTTGTGTCCTGATCGGACCTTCCGGTTGCGGGAAGAGCACCCTGCTGCTGCTGCTGGCGGGGTTGCTCCGGCCCAGCGGCGGCCGTAACGACAACGGCGACCGCGGCGACACCGCGAGTAGCAACAAAGCCAGTAGCAACACCGGCGACCGCAGCAACGCCGGCGACCCGAGTGACACCGGCGGTCGCCATGGGGGCGGCCGGTTGGATGTGGGCGGCCGCCCACTGGCCGGCCCCCGGCCCCAAACGTCGCTGATCCTGCAGGACTTCGGTCTCTTCCCCTGGAAGACGGTCGAAGAGAATATCGCCCTGGGCTTGCGGATAAAAGGGTTGGGGGGGCGAGAGGCCGTCGAGCAGGTTCGTCCCGTGATCGAACGGCTCGGCCTGGCGGGAACAGAGCGCCGCTATCCCCGCCAACTCTCCGGCGGGCAACGGCAACGGGTGGCCGTGGGCCGTGCCTTGGCGACACAACCGGACCTGTTGCTGATGGATGAACCGTTTTCTTCGCTCGACGCGTTGACACGGGAGTCGCTCCAGGATCTGATCCTGGAGATCGCCGGCCGCGATGGGCTGACCATCGTCCTCGTCACCCACAGCATCGAGGAGGCCGCCTTCCTCGGCCAGCGCATCCTCATCCTCGACGGCCCCCCGCTGCGGATCATCGGCCAAGTGGAAAACAGCGGCGCCGGCGCGCCGGACTACCGCCGGCAAAAGGGATTTCACGCCGCCTGTGACGAGATCCGCCGGCTCATGGTCACCGCTTCCGAAAGGAGGGAGGGACGATGA
- the pnpS gene encoding two-component system histidine kinase PnpS: MASFREEGRSRSEGTEFVAARHSLRWRITAAFVVLVLLPLGWIYYFAIDVLETHPGLLATLVFFFAFSTGVVFQWAGQLAKTLEEYTGIVRRLEAGHGASHYWMDQPDELGQLAKAIYETTESVRHKIHQLSQDKTKFETILESMVEGVVGFDHMGRILLMNSAAEQMLRIQSDRVRGKLLLEAFRHRELESLLIQALNTGEVQKKQLQLWPNKPQTFRVQVVPVWTEQRRLLGAAMVIDDVTEVRRLEQMRTEFVANVSHELRTPLTSIKGFVETLLDGALDDAKVAKRFLSIINEETQRLQRLIEDLLQLSRIESQAGRAVEDQAFLEPEMQRVRNLLEPIALEKRITLQVDVQKNLPQLPLSPDNLKQVLVNLTENAIKYTPEGGRVHVRAFRQDQNVTLEVQDTGIGIPEESLPRIFERFYRVDKARSREMGGTGLGLAIVKHIIERSGGRVTVHSQVGAGSIFTVSFPALQE, translated from the coding sequence ATGGCCAGCTTCCGGGAGGAGGGGCGCTCCAGGTCAGAAGGTACAGAGTTCGTAGCGGCGCGACACAGCCTGCGGTGGCGAATCACAGCGGCCTTTGTCGTCCTCGTGCTCTTGCCGTTGGGTTGGATTTACTACTTCGCCATCGATGTGTTGGAAACCCATCCAGGTTTGCTGGCCACGTTGGTCTTCTTTTTCGCTTTTTCCACAGGCGTCGTCTTTCAATGGGCGGGGCAACTGGCCAAAACCTTGGAGGAATACACAGGGATTGTTCGCCGGTTGGAGGCGGGCCATGGGGCGAGCCACTACTGGATGGATCAGCCCGATGAGTTGGGTCAACTGGCCAAGGCGATCTATGAGACGACGGAGAGCGTTCGCCACAAGATCCACCAGTTGAGCCAGGACAAAACGAAGTTTGAGACGATCCTGGAATCGATGGTCGAGGGCGTCGTCGGCTTTGATCACATGGGCCGCATCCTGTTGATGAACAGCGCCGCCGAGCAGATGTTGCGGATTCAATCGGACCGTGTCCGGGGCAAGCTGCTTCTGGAGGCCTTCCGCCATCGGGAATTGGAGAGCTTGCTCATCCAGGCCTTGAACACGGGCGAAGTCCAGAAAAAGCAGCTGCAGCTCTGGCCGAACAAACCGCAGACCTTCCGGGTGCAGGTCGTTCCCGTTTGGACTGAACAGCGACGTCTCCTGGGGGCGGCCATGGTGATCGATGATGTGACCGAGGTGCGGCGACTTGAACAGATGCGCACCGAATTTGTGGCCAACGTATCCCATGAACTGCGGACACCGCTCACGTCGATCAAGGGCTTTGTGGAGACGCTCCTCGATGGCGCCCTGGACGACGCCAAGGTGGCCAAACGGTTCCTTTCGATCATCAATGAAGAGACCCAGCGCCTGCAGCGCCTGATCGAGGACCTGTTGCAGCTTTCGCGGATCGAGAGCCAGGCAGGGCGGGCGGTTGAGGACCAAGCCTTCCTGGAACCGGAGATGCAACGGGTGCGCAATCTTTTGGAGCCCATCGCCCTGGAAAAACGAATCACCCTCCAGGTGGATGTGCAAAAAAACCTGCCTCAACTGCCGCTTTCGCCGGACAACCTGAAACAGGTGCTCGTCAACTTGACAGAAAATGCGATCAAATACACCCCCGAGGGCGGTCGCGTCCATGTCCGGGCCTTTCGTCAGGACCAAAACGTCACCCTGGAGGTGCAGGATACAGGGATCGGCATCCCTGAAGAAAGCCTGCCGCGGATCTTTGAGCGCTTCTACCGCGTCGACAAGGCCCGCTCGCGCGAGATGGGCGGCACCGGTCTCGGGTTAGCCATCGTCAAACACATCATCGAACGCAGCGGCGGCCGGGTGACCGTTCATTCTCAGGTGGGTGCCGGATCGATTTTCACCGTTTCCTTTCCCGCCCTCCAGGAATAA